In Ectothiorhodospira sp. BSL-9, a single window of DNA contains:
- a CDS encoding cryptochrome/photolyase family protein codes for MTTLRLVLGDQLNASHPWFRQPDPGCVVVMMEIRSETDYVVHHAQKVLAIFAAMRGFAEALRAAGHRVHYLRIGDPDNQQDFAANLVQLAARYKATRFERMEADEWRVERLLDEASARLDLPATVVDSAHFLRDRDDLAQAFSERVPRLEYFYRDMRRRHGLLLDDNHKPVGGRWNYDADNRARWPGEPPAPAWPWVPTDVSALWEEIAAAGVRTFGEPNAHALPWPLSRAQAREGLAVFVNQVLPHFGRFQDAMSTQEPLLFHSGLSFALNIKMLHPREVIDAAIQAFEAGEVDIAACEGFVRQILGWREYVRGVYWGRMPHYAQTNALDAHRPLPRWYWTGETQMACLRHAIGQSLQLAYAHHIQRLMITGNFALLAGCDPDTVDAWYLGIYIDAFEWVEMPNTRGMSQYADGGLVASKPYAASASYIKRQSDYCKGCRYAATRRHGADACPFNSLYWDFMLRHEADFAGNPRMTMPYRAWQRMDEAERKATLKHARHLLERLDDL; via the coding sequence ATGACCACGTTGCGCCTGGTGCTGGGTGATCAACTGAACGCCTCACACCCCTGGTTTCGCCAGCCAGATCCCGGTTGTGTTGTGGTGATGATGGAAATTCGCAGCGAGACCGATTACGTGGTCCACCACGCCCAAAAGGTGCTGGCCATCTTTGCGGCGATGCGGGGCTTTGCCGAGGCGCTGCGGGCTGCCGGTCACCGTGTTCACTACCTGCGTATCGGCGACCCTGACAACCAGCAGGATTTTGCCGCCAATCTTGTGCAGTTGGCCGCGCGTTACAAGGCGACCCGGTTCGAGCGCATGGAGGCGGATGAATGGCGCGTGGAACGGCTGCTTGATGAGGCCTCAGCCCGGCTCGACCTGCCAGCCACTGTGGTGGATTCGGCACATTTTCTGCGGGACCGGGATGACCTGGCTCAGGCTTTCAGCGAGCGGGTTCCGCGCCTGGAGTATTTCTATCGCGACATGCGTCGTCGCCATGGCCTGCTGCTCGACGACAACCACAAGCCGGTGGGCGGGCGCTGGAACTACGATGCGGATAACCGGGCCCGCTGGCCTGGAGAGCCGCCGGCTCCGGCCTGGCCGTGGGTGCCCACGGATGTCTCAGCGCTATGGGAAGAGATCGCCGCTGCCGGGGTACGCACCTTCGGGGAGCCCAACGCGCATGCGCTGCCCTGGCCGCTGTCCCGGGCGCAAGCCCGCGAGGGACTGGCGGTGTTCGTCAACCAGGTCCTGCCGCATTTTGGCCGCTTTCAGGACGCGATGAGCACTCAGGAGCCACTGCTGTTCCATTCGGGGCTGTCCTTTGCGCTGAATATCAAGATGCTGCATCCGCGGGAGGTGATTGATGCGGCGATTCAGGCCTTCGAGGCGGGTGAGGTGGACATCGCTGCCTGCGAGGGATTCGTGCGCCAGATACTGGGTTGGCGCGAATACGTCCGCGGCGTGTACTGGGGGCGCATGCCACACTACGCGCAGACCAACGCCCTGGATGCCCACCGGCCCTTGCCCCGCTGGTACTGGACCGGCGAGACCCAGATGGCCTGCCTGCGCCATGCCATCGGCCAGTCACTGCAACTGGCGTATGCGCACCACATCCAGCGCCTGATGATCACCGGCAATTTTGCCCTGCTGGCAGGATGTGACCCGGACACGGTGGACGCCTGGTACCTGGGGATCTACATCGATGCCTTCGAATGGGTGGAGATGCCCAATACCCGTGGCATGAGCCAGTATGCCGACGGTGGGCTGGTGGCGAGCAAGCCCTACGCCGCTTCGGCCAGCTATATCAAGCGCCAGTCCGACTACTGCAAGGGGTGCCGGTATGCCGCCACCCGCCGCCACGGCGCCGATGCCTGCCCGTTCAATTCGCTCTACTGGGATTTCATGCTCCGCCATGAGGCGGATTTTGCCGGCAACCCGCGCATGACCATGCCTTATCGCGCCTGGCAACGCATGGATGAAGCCGAGCGCAAGGCCACCCTGAAACACGCCCGCCATCTACTCGAACGACTGGATGATCTGTGA
- a CDS encoding heavy metal translocating P-type ATPase has translation MDETWFSELEPVHAIRGRVRFRYRRRPRMPAEGRRIAAAVASLEGVESVRVNERVDSLVIRFEPEVTEMARLREGILSLTAPLQQGTSARERDEGGGLLAAGVGGVTLMLTRWLPPWLQFPLSIAIALPVLGAAVRDLFRQGITSHVLEALAVIISIARRDYFAANTTAFLLALGEYLEHSIQRRSDDLLKHLMRPGDTEVWVERDDVELLVDAREVRTGDMVIAATGTVIPVDGTVLGGEALVNESTMTGESVPVTRRRGDTALSGTLVQEGRIRIYAERVGRHAAAARIADFVEQSLEAKSRTQLEAANMADRLVPMVLGLSGGTWLVSQDTQRVAAVLQADYSCALKLATPVAFKSAMYRAGQSGVLVKGATALEKLAEADTFVFDKTGTLTSGELEVTDSIAFDSDFTSEDLINMAASVEEHYFHPLAMAVVEAAERLPNQKHFNHKEVEFIVAHGVASSIEGRRIVVGSRHFLEEHEGIHMAPFSKVIERLQDEGKTPLYIGYGGQLLGVLGLKDTLRSNAAATVERLRHLGVRRVIMLTGDQPERARLMAEHLGLDDYRAGLMPEDKATALKALADEGARIAFVGDGINDAPALSGAHVGMAMHHGADVARLAADITLLEDDIARVADAKALALATRGLLDSNFKLTVGLNTGILSAAAFGLLNPVAASALHNGSTIGILLRALAGAGLPGGQTTSRAA, from the coding sequence ATGGACGAAACCTGGTTCAGCGAGCTGGAGCCAGTGCATGCCATCCGGGGACGGGTGCGGTTTCGTTACCGCCGTCGGCCGCGGATGCCCGCTGAAGGCCGTCGCATTGCGGCAGCCGTGGCTTCCCTCGAGGGGGTGGAATCCGTGCGGGTCAATGAGCGCGTGGATTCGCTGGTGATTCGCTTTGAACCGGAGGTGACGGAAATGGCCCGGTTGCGGGAGGGCATCCTCTCCCTGACCGCGCCGCTGCAACAGGGCACATCGGCCCGTGAACGGGATGAGGGCGGTGGTCTCCTGGCGGCAGGCGTTGGCGGCGTGACGTTGATGCTCACCCGCTGGCTGCCACCCTGGTTGCAGTTCCCCCTGTCGATTGCCATTGCCCTGCCGGTGCTGGGTGCGGCGGTGCGTGACCTGTTCCGCCAGGGTATCACCTCGCATGTTCTGGAGGCGCTGGCGGTGATCATTTCCATCGCCCGTCGCGATTATTTTGCCGCCAATACCACGGCCTTCCTGCTGGCGCTGGGGGAGTACCTGGAGCATTCCATCCAGCGGCGTTCCGATGACCTGCTCAAGCATTTGATGCGCCCGGGTGATACGGAAGTCTGGGTAGAACGTGATGATGTGGAATTGCTGGTGGATGCCCGTGAGGTGCGCACCGGCGATATGGTGATCGCGGCCACCGGCACGGTGATTCCCGTGGATGGCACGGTGCTGGGTGGCGAGGCGCTGGTGAATGAATCCACCATGACGGGGGAGAGTGTTCCCGTCACACGTCGTCGCGGTGACACGGCTCTGTCCGGCACCCTGGTGCAGGAGGGGCGTATCCGCATCTACGCCGAGCGGGTGGGCCGCCATGCCGCTGCGGCTCGCATTGCCGACTTTGTGGAACAGTCCCTGGAGGCGAAGAGCAGGACCCAGCTGGAAGCGGCGAACATGGCAGATCGACTGGTCCCCATGGTGCTGGGCCTCTCTGGCGGCACCTGGCTGGTCTCCCAGGATACACAGCGGGTGGCGGCGGTGCTGCAGGCCGACTACTCCTGCGCCCTGAAGCTGGCCACCCCGGTGGCATTCAAGTCCGCCATGTATCGGGCGGGGCAGTCGGGCGTGCTGGTCAAGGGCGCCACGGCGCTGGAGAAACTGGCCGAGGCCGACACCTTCGTGTTCGACAAGACGGGTACGCTCACGAGCGGCGAACTGGAGGTGACCGACTCCATTGCTTTCGATAGTGACTTCACCTCTGAAGATCTGATCAACATGGCAGCCTCGGTGGAGGAGCACTACTTTCACCCTCTGGCCATGGCCGTGGTGGAGGCAGCTGAGCGCTTGCCCAATCAAAAACACTTCAACCATAAGGAAGTGGAGTTCATCGTCGCCCATGGGGTGGCCAGCAGTATTGAGGGACGGCGCATCGTGGTGGGCTCCCGGCATTTCCTTGAGGAACATGAAGGAATCCACATGGCGCCCTTCTCGAAGGTGATCGAGCGCCTGCAGGATGAGGGCAAGACACCGCTCTATATCGGTTATGGCGGTCAGTTGCTGGGTGTGCTGGGGCTCAAGGACACGCTTCGCTCCAATGCTGCGGCCACGGTGGAGCGACTGCGTCACCTGGGGGTGCGCCGGGTGATCATGCTCACGGGTGATCAGCCGGAGCGGGCCCGTTTGATGGCTGAACACCTGGGGCTGGATGACTACCGCGCAGGACTCATGCCTGAGGACAAGGCGACAGCGCTCAAGGCCCTGGCCGATGAGGGTGCCCGCATCGCTTTCGTGGGAGATGGGATCAACGATGCCCCGGCCCTCTCGGGCGCCCACGTGGGCATGGCCATGCATCACGGGGCCGATGTGGCGCGTCTGGCGGCGGATATCACCCTGCTGGAGGACGATATTGCCCGGGTAGCGGATGCCAAGGCTCTGGCACTGGCCACGCGCGGACTGCTCGACAGTAATTTCAAGCTCACCGTGGGGCTGAACACGGGCATCCTCTCCGCTGCCGCCTTTGGGTTGTTGAATCCGGTGGCGGCTTCGGCACTGCACAATGGCAGCACCATCGGCATTTTGTTGCGGGCCCTGGCTGGAGCTGGGTTGCCAGGGGGGCAAACGACTTCCCGGGCCGCCTGA
- a CDS encoding YlcI/YnfO family protein: MTALTIRLPDSVHARIKELAARDGVSVNQFIASAAAEKMASVMTLDYLRAEAAQGRREDFLAVLDRAPDAPPLPGDERV, from the coding sequence ATGACTGCCCTGACCATCCGCCTGCCCGACTCCGTTCATGCGCGAATCAAGGAACTCGCCGCTCGCGACGGCGTGTCCGTCAACCAGTTCATCGCCAGCGCGGCTGCCGAGAAAATGGCCAGTGTGATGACCCTGGACTACCTGCGCGCAGAAGCCGCCCAAGGCCGGCGCGAAGACTTCCTGGCCGTGCTGGACCGGGCGCCGGATGCGCCGCCCCTGCCCGGCGACGAACGCGTTTGA
- a CDS encoding DUF2256 domain-containing protein: MSHAKPNLPTKTCAVCGRPFAWRRKWARVWHEVRYCSERCRRQRGSVGAGRGPT; the protein is encoded by the coding sequence ATGAGCCACGCCAAACCCAACCTGCCTACAAAAACCTGCGCAGTCTGCGGCCGTCCGTTCGCCTGGCGGCGCAAGTGGGCCCGCGTCTGGCATGAGGTGCGCTATTGTTCCGAGCGCTGTCGTCGCCAACGGGGCTCGGTGGGGGCCGGGAGGGGGCCCACATGA
- a CDS encoding putative toxin-antitoxin system toxin component, PIN family: MNIVLDTSVLVAAMRSQHGASQQLLRQLPSPHFTPALSVALYMEWQSVLTRPEHRPPGISNAQMLGFLRYLASLSRLQDIYYLWRPFLRDPTDDMVLECAVASHSRFIVTHNIKDFRRSQELGVEAVMPSHCLKHLETLP; this comes from the coding sequence ATGAATATCGTACTCGACACCTCTGTCCTCGTTGCGGCCATGCGCTCGCAACACGGAGCAAGCCAGCAATTGCTGCGCCAACTGCCGTCGCCACATTTCACCCCGGCGCTTTCCGTGGCGCTGTATATGGAATGGCAGTCCGTGCTGACGCGACCGGAACATCGCCCCCCCGGGATCAGCAATGCGCAGATGCTGGGTTTTCTGCGCTATCTAGCTTCTCTGTCCCGCCTGCAGGACATCTACTATCTCTGGCGCCCCTTTCTGCGCGATCCCACCGATGACATGGTGCTCGAATGCGCGGTCGCCTCCCATAGCCGCTTCATCGTCACACATAACATCAAGGACTTTCGGCGTTCGCAAGAACTGGGCGTAGAAGCCGTCATGCCCAGCCATTGCCTTAAACATCTGGAGACACTCCCATGA
- a CDS encoding fused MFS/spermidine synthase produces the protein MVSTPLRWAIAALFFLSGFAALVYQVLWVRELGLLFGSTAQAAALAIAVFFAGLAAGGWFWGRMAPRVRSALATFGVLEVAVALTALGHFFLTDLYHSLYPALYALAGDHPVADQALKAGLATLILFPPAFLMGGTLPMMGQFMVRVVGRLSTTGTALYALNTFGSAMGALAAGFVLPMLLGFHGAYLLAIGIDLSVGIIAIVLARRILSRESRTELPSMPSPAETAATAAVSRWPSLPPRLVGVIAFASGLATLGVEVLWTRLFAQVLQNSVYTYAIVLVSFLVALTLGSLMANALARLKRMPPHGVLTVLLLLSAGVIGASPWAFHAATDGLNYVGAGAGWRDYLTAVSATAMAVMVLPGILLGAVLPYLLRVVEASRPEPGRIIGQLVAANTSGAIIGSLAAGFVLLPWIGVTGSLLVFAAVYPALAVWLIWRGSAPIVWRLAGATPLTAICLGLLAWDPQGLGVSRLDQAAGESLLDVREGSHATATVVQRDEHRALRVNNYYTLGGTTSLESERNRTLIPMMTHPDPRNIFYLGMGTGITAGTSLMFPVDRVDVCELLPEVVELARIHFSPWNNGLFQDERVTVRAQDGHHCLRHTDRRYDVIISDLFTPWKAGTGNLYTREHYEVARERLADGGLFVQWLPLYQLTERELGSIGRTMQEVFPQVVAWRGDMFPTGSILALVGTEADVTLDPDVLVRHGRALAGNPELPAPLLQAVSLRFYAGNVGLSQVFDDYPVNTRNRPVVEYGAPRSQRRVHAGEARWVIGAELGSLYEALARQVPPHQDPYLSRLEQPGRGYVHAGRHYYHYRVLGRHGHEELAGRHLDAFLRLTPFEAAPSPTPEETGSRWEE, from the coding sequence ATGGTGTCAACACCGCTTCGCTGGGCCATCGCTGCCCTGTTTTTTCTTTCGGGCTTTGCCGCGCTGGTCTATCAGGTGCTGTGGGTTCGGGAACTGGGTTTGCTGTTTGGCAGCACCGCACAGGCGGCGGCGCTGGCCATCGCGGTGTTCTTTGCCGGACTGGCAGCCGGCGGGTGGTTCTGGGGGCGTATGGCCCCCCGGGTCAGGTCCGCCCTGGCCACTTTCGGGGTACTGGAGGTGGCCGTCGCCCTCACCGCCCTGGGCCATTTCTTCCTTACTGACCTGTATCACAGCCTGTACCCGGCACTGTACGCCCTGGCCGGAGATCACCCCGTGGCCGATCAGGCCCTCAAGGCAGGCCTGGCCACTTTGATCCTCTTCCCGCCGGCCTTTTTGATGGGGGGTACCCTGCCCATGATGGGGCAGTTCATGGTGCGCGTGGTGGGCCGCCTCTCCACCACCGGAACGGCGCTGTATGCCCTGAACACCTTCGGCTCCGCCATGGGGGCGCTGGCCGCCGGTTTCGTCCTGCCCATGCTGCTGGGTTTCCACGGTGCCTATCTGCTGGCCATTGGCATTGATCTCTCGGTGGGAATCATTGCCATCGTTCTGGCACGCCGCATCCTCTCCCGCGAAAGCCGCACCGAGCTGCCCTCCATGCCCTCCCCCGCAGAAACCGCAGCCACGGCGGCGGTTTCCCGCTGGCCATCACTGCCGCCGCGCCTGGTGGGCGTGATTGCCTTCGCCTCGGGCCTGGCCACCCTGGGCGTGGAGGTACTCTGGACCCGGTTGTTCGCCCAGGTGTTGCAGAACTCCGTCTATACCTACGCCATCGTCCTGGTGTCTTTCCTGGTGGCGCTGACCCTGGGCTCGCTGATGGCCAATGCCCTGGCACGCCTGAAACGCATGCCACCCCATGGGGTACTCACCGTGCTGTTGCTCCTGTCCGCTGGTGTGATCGGGGCTTCACCCTGGGCCTTTCACGCCGCCACCGACGGGCTCAACTACGTGGGAGCCGGTGCTGGCTGGCGGGACTATCTGACGGCCGTCTCGGCCACCGCGATGGCAGTCATGGTGCTCCCCGGGATCCTCCTGGGGGCCGTGCTGCCGTACCTGTTGCGGGTGGTGGAGGCATCGCGTCCTGAACCGGGCCGGATCATCGGACAACTGGTGGCGGCCAACACCTCGGGGGCCATCATCGGCTCGCTGGCGGCCGGCTTTGTGCTCCTGCCCTGGATCGGCGTGACCGGCAGCCTGCTGGTCTTTGCCGCCGTCTATCCCGCTCTCGCCGTCTGGCTGATCTGGAGGGGCTCCGCACCCATCGTCTGGCGCCTGGCCGGGGCCACCCCGCTGACGGCCATTTGCCTGGGCCTGCTGGCCTGGGATCCGCAGGGGCTTGGCGTGTCCCGCCTGGACCAGGCCGCTGGGGAGTCTCTTCTGGATGTGCGGGAGGGCAGCCATGCCACAGCCACGGTGGTGCAAAGGGATGAACATCGCGCATTGCGCGTGAACAACTACTACACCCTGGGCGGCACCACATCGCTGGAGTCGGAACGCAACCGCACCCTGATCCCCATGATGACCCACCCGGATCCGCGCAACATCTTCTACCTGGGCATGGGCACAGGCATCACCGCCGGCACCAGCCTGATGTTTCCGGTGGATCGGGTGGATGTGTGCGAACTCCTGCCGGAGGTGGTGGAGCTGGCAAGGATCCATTTTTCTCCGTGGAACAACGGGCTTTTCCAGGACGAGCGGGTCACCGTGCGTGCCCAGGATGGCCACCATTGCCTGCGTCATACCGACCGCCGCTACGATGTCATCATCAGCGACCTGTTCACGCCCTGGAAGGCGGGCACGGGCAATCTCTACACCCGGGAGCATTACGAGGTGGCCCGAGAGCGCCTGGCCGATGGTGGGTTATTTGTCCAATGGCTACCGCTTTATCAGCTCACCGAACGGGAACTGGGCAGCATAGGGCGCACCATGCAGGAGGTGTTTCCCCAGGTGGTGGCCTGGCGCGGTGACATGTTCCCCACCGGCTCCATCCTGGCACTGGTGGGTACCGAAGCGGATGTGACCCTGGATCCGGATGTCCTGGTCCGGCATGGCCGGGCGCTGGCGGGCAACCCCGAGCTACCGGCCCCTTTGCTCCAGGCCGTGTCGTTGCGCTTTTATGCCGGAAACGTAGGGCTGAGTCAGGTGTTCGACGACTATCCCGTGAACACCCGTAATCGCCCCGTGGTGGAGTATGGTGCGCCCCGATCACAGCGACGGGTGCATGCCGGCGAGGCGCGCTGGGTGATCGGTGCGGAGTTGGGCTCCTTGTATGAAGCCCTGGCCCGACAGGTGCCACCCCACCAGGATCCGTATCTGTCACGACTGGAACAGCCCGGGCGCGGCTACGTGCATGCCGGGCGTCACTATTATCATTACCGGGTGCTGGGCCGGCACGGCCACGAGGAACTGGCCGGCCGGCACCTGGATGCCTTCCTGCGTCTCACACCCTTTGAAGCGGCACCCTCCCCCACACCCGAGGAAACCGGTTCACGCTGGGAAGAATGA
- a CDS encoding ChuX/HutX family heme-like substrate-binding protein: protein MHAAEFLPRRHAPLSTFHSPHARPYLDSRHMGLTESQQLSLACGRRVHRLRQDWLHLLSTLRTHPWLRCITSNQGVELDQPLNALHASTMENTLALRGYHQFLAFHLDHWHSGFVVDTDASGESIPESMRFFNEFGDRIFTLKAASPRGFDIALIHPFLDDHQGREKTHVPAPPHWFADHRGYSLDRLDRESLRIWWQLPTDFPAECIPGLPTLSRTQMMDTLGRDLAVQAGVNALHLLAESLNEQTHLPLRLSVSNGAATQRHTSDHIEANIRANVLELEQGPARARLELQSVETVWIVRKPSYRGHTLAIECHDRQGGLLISLDDQATSAHPWNDWPSLLRTMQPAITAW from the coding sequence ATGCACGCAGCAGAATTCCTGCCCCGGCGCCACGCCCCGCTTTCCACCTTCCATTCCCCTCACGCCCGCCCCTATCTGGACAGCCGCCACATGGGGTTGACCGAATCCCAGCAGCTGTCTCTGGCCTGTGGTCGACGGGTGCACCGCCTGCGACAGGACTGGCTCCATCTCCTCTCCACCCTGCGAACCCATCCCTGGCTTCGCTGCATCACCTCAAATCAGGGTGTCGAATTGGACCAGCCGTTGAATGCACTTCACGCCAGCACGATGGAAAACACACTGGCCCTGCGTGGCTACCATCAATTTCTCGCCTTCCACCTGGATCACTGGCACAGTGGTTTCGTGGTGGACACGGATGCCTCGGGAGAATCAATACCTGAGTCCATGCGCTTCTTTAACGAATTCGGCGACCGGATATTCACCTTGAAAGCGGCATCACCGCGGGGGTTCGACATCGCCCTGATCCACCCCTTCCTGGACGACCACCAGGGTCGCGAGAAAACCCATGTCCCGGCTCCGCCCCACTGGTTTGCCGACCACCGCGGGTACTCGCTGGATCGACTGGACCGCGAATCCCTGCGGATCTGGTGGCAGCTGCCCACGGACTTCCCCGCAGAGTGCATACCGGGCCTGCCCACATTATCTCGAACGCAGATGATGGACACCCTGGGTCGGGACCTGGCCGTGCAGGCTGGTGTGAACGCCCTGCATCTGCTTGCAGAGTCGCTCAACGAGCAGACTCACCTGCCCCTGCGTCTGTCGGTATCCAATGGGGCAGCCACCCAACGCCACACCAGCGATCACATCGAGGCCAACATCCGCGCCAACGTCCTGGAACTGGAACAGGGGCCTGCCAGGGCACGCCTGGAACTGCAGTCGGTGGAGACCGTCTGGATCGTTCGCAAGCCCAGTTACCGAGGGCATACCCTGGCCATCGAGTGCCATGATCGCCAAGGCGGACTGCTGATCAGCCTTGACGATCAGGCCACCTCAGCCCACCCCTGGAACGACTGGCCCAGCCTGCTCCGGACCATGCAGCCGGCCATTACTGCCTGGTAG
- a CDS encoding YtxH domain-containing protein encodes MGKKSKKKEAKRRREAMYAGYGWGPHDHEGHGYGPGYGAYGEGPWGYEGANDPRGAQGRYGYGYGYGGEGAREGEGLFDGLKGLLRGRHNDQFLLGLAIGAGAAWVLSDEEMRRKLMKAGVDLYSGVAGGVEELKEQMADIKAEMDAERHGDK; translated from the coding sequence ATGGGGAAAAAGAGTAAGAAAAAGGAAGCCAAACGCCGGCGCGAGGCCATGTATGCGGGCTATGGATGGGGTCCGCATGACCACGAAGGTCATGGCTATGGCCCGGGTTACGGTGCCTATGGCGAGGGCCCCTGGGGATACGAGGGTGCCAACGATCCGCGCGGCGCGCAGGGGCGCTACGGCTATGGTTATGGTTATGGTGGCGAGGGTGCCCGCGAAGGTGAGGGTCTTTTCGATGGCTTGAAGGGCCTGCTGCGGGGCCGGCATAACGACCAGTTCCTGTTGGGACTGGCCATCGGTGCCGGCGCCGCCTGGGTGCTCAGTGACGAGGAGATGCGCCGCAAGCTGATGAAGGCCGGTGTTGACCTCTATTCGGGCGTGGCCGGCGGGGTTGAGGAGCTCAAGGAGCAGATGGCCGATATCAAGGCGGAAATGGACGCTGAACGTCACGGGGACAAGTGA
- a CDS encoding antibiotic biosynthesis monooxygenase encodes MMIAMNRFKVHLGHEAEFEGIWERREGRLKGVPGFIEFKLLRGASFNDHTLFSTHTLWASRNDFEAWTQSDAFRQAHRSAGNHSHIYLTGPHLECFEVLQSETADS; translated from the coding sequence ATGATGATTGCCATGAATCGCTTCAAGGTCCACCTCGGCCATGAAGCCGAGTTCGAAGGAATCTGGGAAAGACGCGAGGGCCGCCTGAAGGGAGTGCCCGGATTCATTGAGTTCAAACTGCTGCGTGGTGCATCGTTTAACGACCACACGCTCTTCTCCACCCACACTCTATGGGCCAGCCGGAACGATTTCGAGGCCTGGACGCAGTCCGACGCATTTCGCCAGGCCCATCGGTCGGCCGGCAATCATTCCCATATCTACCTTACCGGGCCACACCTGGAATGTTTTGAAGTGCTGCAATCAGAGACCGCGGACAGCTAA
- a CDS encoding cation transporter, with amino-acid sequence MIALDDLRAFLHDLEIAHHVRGRVRLKLVRDPQFQQLPSGALIEQIQHLLEKLPGVRSVRLNLLARSCVVEYDPETIPPDAWADFLSGEPSSAASTLENVLIQAYQEVTDALS; translated from the coding sequence ATGATCGCCCTTGATGATCTGCGCGCCTTTCTCCACGACCTTGAAATCGCCCATCACGTGCGTGGCCGGGTGCGGCTTAAACTCGTGCGTGATCCCCAGTTTCAACAGCTGCCTTCCGGGGCCTTGATCGAACAGATTCAGCACCTGCTGGAAAAGCTGCCCGGGGTGCGCTCCGTGCGTCTGAACCTGCTCGCACGCTCCTGCGTGGTTGAATACGACCCGGAAACGATCCCTCCGGATGCCTGGGCAGATTTTTTATCCGGCGAGCCATCATCTGCGGCCAGCACGCTGGAGAATGTGCTGATTCAGGCCTACCAGGAGGTCACCGATGCCCTGTCCTGA
- a CDS encoding FMN-binding protein gives MSFRCRWPLIIALPFLLAGCGGTPSGDHEPAYEDGTYRGGFFDRDQIQVVVQVTLENNQVTEASFRQLAYGGTDYRLAEEGVPRGIADQYRELLDHMLGKDINQVIPELYSPGEVVTENAEVDGFTSATIRSSKVISALRDALNRGVYSY, from the coding sequence GTGTCATTCAGATGTCGTTGGCCTTTGATCATTGCGTTGCCATTCTTGCTGGCGGGCTGCGGGGGGACTCCATCGGGGGATCATGAGCCAGCCTATGAGGATGGCACTTACCGGGGTGGCTTCTTTGACCGTGACCAGATACAGGTGGTGGTGCAGGTCACCCTGGAGAACAATCAAGTCACGGAAGCCAGTTTCCGCCAACTGGCCTATGGCGGTACGGATTATCGGCTGGCCGAGGAGGGGGTGCCCCGGGGGATTGCCGATCAGTACCGCGAACTGCTGGATCACATGCTGGGCAAGGATATCAACCAGGTGATTCCGGAACTCTATTCGCCCGGTGAGGTGGTGACGGAGAATGCGGAGGTGGATGGTTTCACTTCGGCCACCATTCGCTCATCCAAGGTGATTTCTGCCCTACGGGATGCCTTGAATCGCGGCGTGTACAGCTACTGA